In Alkalihalobacillus sp. FSL W8-0930, a single window of DNA contains:
- a CDS encoding glycosyltransferase, whose protein sequence is MDARIFYKEAKSLVRNGFEVALIVPRKQGYLFEPSGKWLEDTFLETFFVYEGVRFVTYEQEPVAKPIAHQLHYLQTGQVDPFSSKLRELGARECADIYHAHELSSCYEAIMIKRKLKEQEKHCRIIYDSHELDLDPRDRSISRLRHQQLKQLLREMFQTVDAVITVSPKIELEIQRLCSNVRTLVLYNAPPLSPWQEGDSTGAPLVLGYVGAMNQHKGSMEKLYEIHRLTRVWDLHIKVIGGPSGQMDSERMSWSGWVPYDELPAVLDTVDVGWIDVDVSTSLNREYSLPNKLFSYFERGIPPIVNRCVQMKEFIQEHDCGFVMDAKEASATDYAALLQKLNEDRSLILRAGRNGRRIMEERYSWGHMESQLVSLYHSLLS, encoded by the coding sequence TTGGACGCAAGAATCTTTTATAAAGAGGCGAAAAGCCTGGTGCGAAATGGGTTTGAGGTCGCACTTATTGTACCGAGAAAGCAAGGGTATTTGTTTGAGCCTAGTGGAAAATGGCTAGAGGATACATTTTTAGAAACATTCTTTGTCTATGAAGGCGTTCGATTTGTTACGTATGAGCAGGAGCCGGTTGCTAAGCCCATAGCTCATCAGCTTCATTACCTTCAAACAGGTCAAGTGGATCCATTTTCTTCAAAGCTTAGAGAGCTTGGTGCGCGGGAATGTGCTGATATCTATCATGCGCACGAATTAAGTTCGTGTTATGAGGCAATTATGATTAAACGCAAATTGAAAGAGCAAGAGAAACACTGCCGCATCATCTATGACAGCCATGAGCTAGATTTGGACCCACGCGATCGCTCCATCAGTCGACTGAGGCATCAACAGCTCAAACAGCTTTTAAGAGAAATGTTTCAAACGGTTGATGCGGTTATTACGGTTTCGCCAAAGATCGAGTTAGAAATCCAACGCTTGTGTTCAAATGTTCGGACACTTGTTTTATACAATGCACCTCCGCTTTCTCCTTGGCAGGAGGGGGATTCGACTGGGGCACCTTTAGTGTTAGGTTATGTAGGAGCAATGAATCAGCATAAAGGCAGTATGGAAAAGCTTTATGAGATTCATCGGTTAACGCGTGTTTGGGATCTTCACATTAAAGTCATTGGTGGCCCGTCTGGTCAAATGGACTCAGAGCGTATGAGCTGGAGCGGCTGGGTTCCGTATGATGAGCTTCCAGCCGTCCTTGATACAGTTGATGTTGGATGGATTGATGTGGATGTGTCTACATCACTTAATCGTGAGTATTCGTTACCTAACAAGCTATTCAGTTATTTTGAACGTGGCATCCCACCTATTGTCAATCGATGTGTGCAAATGAAAGAATTTATTCAGGAACATGACTGTGGCTTTGTTATGGATGCAAAAGAGGCGAGTGCTACAGATTATGCAGCACTGCTCCAGAAACTGAACGAAGATCGCTCTCTTATTCTAAGAGCGGGGAGAAACGGAAGAAGAATTATGGAGGAACGATATAGCTGGGGTCATATGGAGAGCCAGTTAGTGTCGTTATATCATTCACTTTTATCTTGA
- a CDS encoding YhgE/Pip domain-containing protein has translation MKRILEVIKQDWRNIKGTPIVMLLLIGLMILPSLYAWFNLKATWDPYGNTSELAIAVTNEDEGAEVRGEPFNVGEELVDQLADNDKLGWTFVSKEEAERGVIHGDYYASIHIPSDFSEKISSVLTDSPEKPELDYSVNEKINAIAPKMTSAGASTIVEDINENFVQTATEAIFDEFNEIGVQLEQELPTIRNIENQIFELENRLPEISELGDQALRLEEALPEIREQGQKIVDLEKRIPEINEAGDQILELEERFPEIRQAGDRVLELQERIPEIQQAANAVQEVDSRFDEIATELDTALEQVEKAQDVIARAQAALPIVEDVADQGLGYVNRFQTFLDENDEAFAAIAPAIEQNLRLVEQTTSAAAQLTGALREAEPSEEAIQSAANLNDRISSAISMLDQTINLYQELEEFLPGSPLADQIGQLQSLRTELVSTQESVQRVQSALENGEQPAEDVLNELDQRANAANERSSAARSRFESGGADTINSALGQIRETAQTASDNLTEATEMLPNVEGILNDAAGIADYGQEELQQIRAAMPEIGARVHEVAQAINEELPRAIDVINRASDFVQNDLGNVEDQIHRAADFVRNDLPGAEDQIRKLSDLVQNRLPEAEESVHKIADVVRNQLPDMEEAVKDAADRIRDFDEDYDLGEIIELLKNDVQAESEFFADPVILNEDRKFPIPNYGSASSPFYTSLALWVGALLLANLLRADVEDPEKRFNFVHVYFGRLVTFLVVGVGQGLIVTLGNIFILGAYVDNKFLYVLFGILISQVFMTIVYTLVSVFGNIGKALGIILMVLQLSGGGGTFPIQVAPPFFQMINPFLPFTYAAGLLREAVGGIVPSIVWTNIGVLFLFWIIAIAFGLLLKKPLHNRIQATAEKSKASGMIQ, from the coding sequence ATGAAACGCATCTTAGAAGTGATCAAACAGGACTGGAGAAACATTAAGGGAACTCCAATTGTTATGCTTTTACTTATTGGATTAATGATACTACCTTCTTTATATGCATGGTTTAACTTAAAGGCAACGTGGGATCCTTATGGCAATACATCTGAACTCGCTATTGCTGTTACAAATGAGGATGAAGGTGCTGAGGTCCGCGGAGAACCCTTTAATGTGGGAGAAGAACTCGTTGATCAATTAGCCGACAATGATAAATTGGGATGGACATTTGTCTCTAAAGAGGAAGCCGAACGAGGTGTGATTCACGGGGATTATTATGCAAGCATCCACATCCCGTCTGACTTCTCTGAGAAAATTAGTAGTGTTCTGACTGACTCGCCGGAAAAACCGGAGCTTGATTATAGTGTAAATGAAAAAATTAATGCAATTGCACCAAAGATGACATCAGCAGGAGCTTCAACGATCGTCGAAGACATCAATGAAAATTTCGTTCAGACAGCGACAGAAGCGATATTCGATGAATTTAACGAGATTGGCGTACAGCTTGAACAAGAGCTGCCAACGATTCGAAATATAGAGAATCAAATTTTTGAATTAGAAAATCGACTACCTGAGATCAGCGAATTAGGTGATCAGGCGTTACGACTTGAAGAAGCTCTTCCAGAAATTCGAGAGCAGGGTCAAAAAATTGTAGATCTTGAGAAGCGGATACCTGAGATTAATGAAGCAGGCGATCAGATTTTAGAACTGGAGGAACGTTTCCCAGAAATCAGACAAGCTGGGGACCGCGTACTTGAGCTTCAGGAACGCATACCTGAGATTCAGCAGGCAGCCAATGCTGTTCAAGAAGTGGATAGCCGCTTTGATGAGATTGCGACAGAGCTAGATACAGCGCTTGAACAGGTTGAAAAAGCACAGGATGTGATCGCACGGGCACAGGCTGCCTTGCCGATTGTAGAAGATGTGGCTGATCAAGGCTTAGGATATGTGAATCGCTTCCAGACCTTTTTAGATGAAAATGATGAGGCGTTTGCAGCGATTGCACCTGCTATTGAACAAAACCTGCGTCTAGTGGAGCAAACAACCTCTGCAGCCGCTCAGCTTACAGGCGCATTACGCGAGGCTGAGCCATCAGAAGAAGCAATTCAAAGCGCAGCAAACTTGAATGATCGTATTTCCTCTGCCATCTCAATGCTTGATCAAACGATTAACCTGTATCAAGAGCTTGAGGAATTTTTACCAGGAAGTCCATTAGCGGATCAAATTGGTCAGCTGCAGTCTCTACGAACGGAGCTGGTTTCTACACAAGAATCCGTGCAGCGTGTGCAAAGCGCACTTGAAAATGGAGAACAGCCAGCCGAGGATGTATTAAATGAACTGGACCAACGAGCAAACGCAGCAAACGAACGCAGTTCAGCCGCTCGTTCTCGTTTTGAATCAGGTGGAGCCGACACGATTAATTCAGCGCTTGGTCAAATCCGCGAAACAGCACAAACCGCATCCGATAACCTAACAGAAGCAACAGAAATGCTGCCAAACGTAGAAGGAATCTTAAATGATGCAGCTGGCATAGCGGATTATGGTCAAGAGGAGCTCCAGCAAATTCGTGCGGCGATGCCTGAAATTGGTGCGCGTGTGCATGAAGTGGCACAAGCGATCAACGAGGAACTGCCACGAGCTATCGATGTTATTAATCGAGCAAGTGACTTTGTGCAAAATGATCTAGGCAATGTGGAGGATCAAATTCATCGTGCGGCGGATTTTGTTCGAAATGACTTGCCTGGAGCGGAGGATCAGATTCGTAAGCTATCAGATCTCGTCCAAAACCGTTTGCCAGAAGCAGAAGAATCTGTCCATAAGATCGCTGACGTCGTCCGGAATCAACTTCCTGACATGGAGGAAGCGGTGAAGGATGCGGCAGATCGGATACGTGATTTTGATGAAGACTATGATTTAGGAGAAATCATAGAGTTATTAAAGAACGATGTACAAGCAGAGAGTGAGTTCTTTGCAGATCCGGTCATACTAAACGAAGACCGTAAATTTCCAATTCCGAACTACGGATCAGCAAGCTCGCCATTCTATACATCGCTTGCTTTATGGGTTGGAGCATTGCTATTGGCAAACCTGTTGAGAGCCGACGTAGAAGACCCAGAAAAACGATTTAATTTTGTCCATGTGTATTTCGGTCGCCTGGTTACGTTCCTTGTAGTGGGTGTTGGGCAAGGGTTAATTGTGACACTAGGAAATATCTTTATCCTTGGTGCGTATGTGGATAATAAGTTTCTTTACGTCCTGTTTGGTATTTTGATCAGTCAGGTGTTTATGACAATTGTGTATACGCTTGTTTCTGTATTCGGAAATATTGGTAAGGCGCTCGGTATCATTCTAATGGTCTTGCAGCTATCAGGTGGAGGAGGAACCTTCCCAATTCAAGTGGCCCCACCATTTTTCCAAATGATAAACCCGTTCCTGCCATTTACGTATGCAGCTGGATTGTTAAGAGAAGCAGTAGGTGGAATTGTGCCATCTATCGTTTGGACAAACATTGGCGTTCTGTTCCTGTTCTGGATCATCGCCATTGCGTTTGGACTATTACTCAAAAAACCATTACACAACCGAATCCAAGCCACAGCAGAGAAATCTAAGGCAAGTGGAATGATTCAATAA
- a CDS encoding DUF2642 domain-containing protein — translation MFFIRMWFLLKTFFIILLWPSSIDKTTTRKRLLTLLVGADVEVLTTFGYVSGRVVSVKKDYVVLMDALDTEIFVRIAKVESIRT, via the coding sequence ATGTTTTTTATCCGTATGTGGTTCTTGCTTAAAACATTCTTCATCATCCTGCTTTGGCCATCGTCCATCGATAAAACAACCACTAGAAAAAGGTTACTAACCTTACTAGTAGGAGCGGACGTAGAAGTTCTTACAACATTTGGATATGTATCTGGTCGTGTTGTCAGTGTGAAAAAAGATTATGTGGTTCTAATGGATGCGTTGGATACAGAGATTTTTGTTCGAATCGCTAAAGTTGAATCAATCCGTACGTAA
- a CDS encoding DUF2642 domain-containing protein, whose translation MYKPYFYQELANRLDSRVEIATDTNFIVGFIERVTPELVVINVTDGYDTGSDQYVFIDGINYVRFP comes from the coding sequence GTGTATAAGCCTTATTTTTATCAAGAACTTGCTAACAGGCTTGATTCTCGAGTGGAAATTGCAACAGATACAAACTTTATCGTCGGATTTATTGAGCGCGTTACACCTGAGCTCGTGGTGATCAATGTGACAGATGGCTATGACACAGGATCAGATCAATATGTCTTTATAGATGGCATTAATTATGTACGATTTCCGTAA
- a CDS encoding glycosyltransferase family A protein produces the protein MDQLLILIIYRPPFHTVLATLTSIRALSNQQQSIWLIHTSPEKIPSLPHDVHLLKVKPKNLGQQVNELLHSQHPTHSALILYSGAHASNYEVSTVMVSGNEEQVWLQKQAWTRSPFPETRYLPFKEAFLAYWLNHLPKDISFHPLTRLPPNRLPTTERAKQAFLAAYERPRDQLTCPVTVLMAHYNHADTVDAAIASCLVGRFVPKQIIVIDDASTDSSREHLEAWKHPALQIHFLKQNGGKACALNEGLTQIRTPFILELDPDDWLDPDAFTKISESLVAWPEDSPLLYGNFRRWNSTSHELQYKDIAKGKPIESKAELLTYRHPLGPRLYRTASLKKIGGFPELTYEDGRLYEDVAVLYRLLEVGPFHYVDQTFYNVRNHPDSITQKNHAKWDGFLKHLENLDQDKSE, from the coding sequence TTGGATCAATTGTTAATACTCATTATCTACCGCCCTCCCTTTCATACAGTGTTAGCAACCCTTACTTCCATTCGTGCGCTTTCTAATCAACAACAGTCAATTTGGCTGATCCATACTTCACCAGAAAAGATTCCCTCTCTTCCACATGATGTTCATCTTCTAAAAGTGAAACCGAAGAATCTGGGGCAACAAGTGAATGAACTTCTTCACTCTCAACACCCAACTCATTCTGCATTGATTCTTTACTCAGGTGCACACGCTTCAAACTATGAAGTCTCCACAGTCATGGTTAGCGGTAACGAGGAGCAAGTCTGGCTTCAAAAACAAGCATGGACTCGTTCTCCTTTTCCCGAAACTCGTTATCTCCCATTCAAAGAGGCATTTCTTGCGTATTGGCTGAATCATTTACCGAAGGACATTTCCTTTCACCCTTTAACCAGACTGCCTCCAAATCGATTGCCTACCACAGAGCGAGCAAAGCAGGCGTTTTTGGCAGCATATGAACGTCCTAGGGACCAACTCACTTGTCCAGTGACCGTACTTATGGCTCATTATAATCATGCAGATACAGTGGATGCGGCCATCGCGTCGTGCCTTGTGGGAAGATTTGTTCCGAAGCAAATCATCGTTATTGATGATGCATCAACAGATTCCTCAAGAGAACACCTTGAAGCATGGAAGCACCCAGCCCTTCAGATTCACTTTTTAAAACAAAATGGCGGTAAGGCTTGTGCCTTAAATGAAGGATTAACTCAAATTCGTACGCCGTTCATCTTAGAGCTTGATCCTGATGATTGGCTCGACCCTGATGCGTTTACAAAAATAAGTGAGAGCCTTGTAGCTTGGCCTGAGGATTCACCCCTTCTCTATGGAAACTTCAGAAGATGGAACAGCACCAGCCATGAACTTCAGTACAAAGACATCGCCAAAGGCAAACCGATTGAGTCAAAGGCAGAGCTATTGACCTATCGACACCCGCTTGGTCCACGGTTATATCGCACAGCCTCCTTAAAAAAGATAGGCGGATTTCCGGAACTCACATACGAGGATGGACGATTATACGAGGATGTAGCGGTTTTGTATAGGCTCCTTGAGGTTGGCCCCTTTCATTATGTAGACCAGACTTTCTACAATGTTCGGAACCACCCAGATAGCATCACGCAAAAAAACCATGCCAAGTGGGATGGTTTCTTAAAGCATTTAGAAAATCTAGATCAAGATAAAAGTGAATGA